One Nesterenkonia populi DNA window includes the following coding sequences:
- the rplU gene encoding 50S ribosomal protein L21 produces MVYAIVRAGGRQEKVSVGDLVTLDRVDAEAGSTIALPAVMLVDGDKVTTGADELDKVTVTAEVQENLRGKKIVIHKYKNKTGYHKRQGHRSELTRVKVTDIAA; encoded by the coding sequence GTGGTGTACGCGATTGTCCGCGCAGGCGGCCGCCAGGAGAAGGTTTCCGTCGGAGATCTGGTGACCCTTGACCGCGTCGACGCCGAGGCAGGCAGCACCATCGCGCTGCCGGCAGTGATGCTGGTCGACGGCGACAAGGTCACCACCGGAGCTGACGAGCTCGACAAGGTGACGGTCACCGCAGAGGTTCAGGAGAACCTGCGCGGCAAGAAGATCGTCATCCACAAGTACAAGAACAAGACTGGCTACCACAAGCGCCAGGGCCACCGCTCTGAGCTTACCCGGGTCAAGGTCACCGATATCGCGGCCTGA
- a CDS encoding Rne/Rng family ribonuclease, translating into MSNENSTEASAESAEEIFNPFSVPEPGQPGTQAVPKKTADPEPAEDPLDVMFQAPDLSAAAPAPKPARDQDEDDVDQDSDPTGSASGEGESSGGGSRKSRRKRRRGGRSRSRGAEENAQGESDEPGDAPADAGSGEKEESSKQEAGQSEPVEDGKVIRKTRKRRRGSSDMEIEDEDGHTVTRVRSGREAGSDAPDKVSSVKGSTRLEAKRQRRRGNRQSNRRGIITEAEFLARRESVDRKMIVRQRGERIQIGVLEDDVLAEHYVSHTTQDSLIGNVYLGKVQNVLPSMEAAFVDIGRGRNAVLYAGEVDWESSGIGNAPRKIENALKSGDSVLVQVTKDPVGHKGARLTSQISLPGRYLVFVPGGSMTGISRKLPDTERARLKKILKENMPENSGVIVRTAAEGASEEELTNDINRLRALWDSVQDQTNDRKVLAPEMLYAEPDLTIKVVRDVFNEDFSSMEIQGEDTWDNVEAYVTYVAPHLLDRLKKWEPSEHDGQDIFGHHRIDEQLNKALARNVKLPSGGSLVFDRTEAMTVVDVNTGKFTGSGGNLEETVTKNNLEAAEELVRQLRLRDIGGIIVVDFIDMVLESNRDLVLRRMVECLGRDRTKHQVAEVTSLGLVQMTRKRMGTGLLEVFSSECEHCAGRGIMTHEEPVHHQPAYSSQGEQKSGGGGKKPKKRKSKGKKGEDAGRQPDPKELKKLERASAGMAKVAAASTSAGEPENDDDAGQQSGQAGAERQQKPEQPAQPTLKIGGEPVEVPRGERAERQKRAEEPKDASLNSLEEALASRSEQPRVTRPARRRRRAAGSAQGSGGEVHQVQAAAGEPQKASFSAAAQEQKKSEGSKPEPTAEPTMLGVGVSADEIGKTE; encoded by the coding sequence ATGAGCAACGAAAACTCCACAGAAGCCTCCGCTGAATCCGCGGAGGAGATCTTCAACCCCTTCTCCGTTCCGGAGCCCGGCCAGCCCGGGACCCAGGCGGTCCCGAAGAAGACCGCTGACCCGGAGCCGGCCGAGGACCCCCTCGACGTGATGTTCCAGGCCCCGGACCTCTCCGCGGCGGCCCCCGCCCCCAAGCCGGCCCGGGACCAGGATGAGGACGACGTCGACCAGGACTCGGACCCGACAGGCTCCGCTTCGGGCGAGGGCGAGTCCTCCGGCGGAGGAAGCCGCAAATCTCGCAGGAAGCGCCGTCGCGGCGGACGCAGCCGCAGCCGCGGGGCAGAGGAGAACGCCCAGGGCGAGAGCGACGAGCCCGGCGACGCTCCTGCGGACGCAGGCTCCGGGGAGAAGGAGGAGTCCTCCAAGCAGGAGGCCGGCCAGTCTGAGCCCGTCGAGGACGGAAAAGTGATCCGCAAGACCCGCAAGCGGCGCCGCGGCTCCTCGGATATGGAGATCGAGGACGAGGACGGCCACACCGTCACCCGTGTGCGCTCCGGGCGCGAGGCCGGCTCCGATGCTCCGGACAAGGTCTCCTCGGTGAAGGGGTCCACACGCCTGGAGGCGAAGCGGCAGCGCCGCCGCGGCAACCGGCAGTCCAACCGCCGCGGCATCATCACCGAGGCAGAGTTCCTGGCCCGCCGCGAGTCGGTGGACCGCAAGATGATCGTCCGCCAACGCGGCGAGCGGATCCAGATCGGCGTCCTCGAGGATGACGTGCTGGCTGAGCACTACGTCTCCCACACCACCCAGGACTCGCTGATCGGCAACGTGTACCTGGGCAAGGTGCAGAACGTGCTGCCGTCGATGGAGGCCGCCTTCGTGGACATCGGCCGCGGCCGCAACGCGGTGCTCTACGCCGGTGAGGTGGACTGGGAGTCCTCCGGCATCGGCAACGCGCCCCGGAAGATCGAGAACGCCCTGAAGTCCGGCGACTCCGTGCTGGTGCAGGTCACCAAGGACCCCGTGGGGCACAAGGGCGCGCGTCTGACCAGCCAGATCTCCCTGCCGGGCCGATACCTGGTGTTCGTGCCGGGCGGGTCGATGACCGGCATCAGCCGCAAGCTGCCTGACACGGAACGCGCCCGGCTGAAGAAGATCCTGAAGGAGAACATGCCGGAGAACTCCGGCGTGATCGTCCGGACCGCTGCGGAGGGTGCTTCCGAGGAGGAGCTCACCAATGACATCAACCGTCTGCGCGCCCTGTGGGACTCCGTCCAGGACCAGACGAACGACCGCAAGGTGCTGGCCCCGGAGATGCTCTACGCCGAGCCGGACCTCACCATCAAGGTGGTCCGCGATGTCTTCAACGAGGACTTCTCCTCCATGGAGATCCAGGGGGAGGACACCTGGGACAACGTGGAGGCCTACGTCACCTACGTGGCCCCGCATCTGCTGGACCGGCTGAAGAAGTGGGAGCCGTCGGAGCATGACGGTCAGGACATCTTCGGCCACCACCGGATCGACGAGCAGCTCAACAAGGCGCTGGCACGCAACGTCAAGCTGCCCTCGGGAGGTTCCCTGGTCTTCGACCGCACTGAGGCGATGACCGTGGTGGACGTCAACACCGGCAAGTTCACCGGCTCCGGCGGCAACCTGGAGGAGACGGTCACCAAGAACAACCTGGAGGCCGCGGAGGAGCTCGTCCGGCAGCTGCGCCTGCGGGACATCGGCGGCATCATCGTCGTCGACTTCATCGATATGGTCCTGGAGTCCAACCGGGATCTGGTGCTGCGCCGCATGGTGGAGTGCCTGGGCCGTGACCGCACCAAGCACCAGGTGGCGGAGGTCACCTCCCTGGGGCTGGTGCAGATGACCCGTAAGCGGATGGGCACCGGGCTGCTGGAGGTGTTCTCCTCGGAGTGTGAGCACTGCGCCGGGCGCGGCATCATGACCCACGAGGAGCCGGTCCACCACCAGCCGGCCTACAGCTCCCAGGGGGAGCAGAAGTCCGGCGGCGGCGGCAAGAAGCCCAAGAAGCGCAAGAGCAAGGGCAAGAAGGGCGAGGACGCCGGGCGCCAGCCTGACCCGAAGGAGCTGAAGAAGCTTGAGCGGGCCAGTGCGGGCATGGCGAAGGTCGCCGCGGCCTCCACCAGCGCCGGTGAGCCCGAGAATGACGATGATGCCGGTCAGCAGTCAGGCCAGGCCGGTGCCGAGAGGCAGCAGAAGCCTGAGCAGCCTGCCCAGCCGACTCTGAAGATCGGCGGAGAGCCGGTCGAGGTTCCCCGCGGGGAGAGGGCTGAGCGGCAGAAGAGGGCCGAGGAGCCCAAGGACGCCTCCCTCAACTCCCTGGAGGAGGCTCTGGCCTCCCGCAGCGAGCAGCCGCGCGTTACACGTCCGGCCAGGCGCCGGCGCCGCGCCGCCGGGTCTGCTCAGGGCTCCGGGGGAGAGGTGCACCAGGTGCAGGCGGCCGCGGGTGAGCCGCAGAAGGCGAGCTTCTCCGCGGCTGCTCAGGAGCAGAAGAAGAGTGAGGGCTCCAAGCCTGAGCCCACGGCCGAGCCCACGATGCTGGGCGTCGGCGTGTCCGCTGATGAGATTGGCAAAACAGAGTAG
- the rpmA gene encoding 50S ribosomal protein L27 — protein sequence MAHKKGASSTRNGRDSNAQRLGVKRFGGQTVNAGEILIRQRGTKFHPGSNVGRGGDDTLFALADGSVEFGSRRGRKVVNIVPAAA from the coding sequence ATGGCACATAAGAAGGGTGCGAGCTCGACTCGCAACGGTCGCGACTCCAACGCCCAGCGCCTGGGCGTGAAGCGCTTCGGCGGTCAGACCGTCAACGCTGGCGAGATCCTCATCCGCCAGCGGGGAACCAAGTTCCACCCCGGCAGCAATGTCGGCCGCGGCGGCGATGACACGCTCTTCGCCCTCGCAGACGGCTCCGTGGAGTTCGGCTCCCGGCGCGGCCGCAAGGTCGTGAACATCGTCCCGGCAGCCGCCTGA
- the proB gene encoding glutamate 5-kinase has protein sequence MSTKLAGVVSSAAELPAARRVVVKIGSSSLTTVDEGVSIEALNRLVDACQQLRHGGTEVVLVSSGAIAAGLAPLSLLSRPTDLAAQQAAAAVGQGVLLAHYTQGFARHGAAVAQVLLTVEDLIRRSTYINALRSLEKLLALGAVPVINENDAVATAEIRFGDNDRLAALTANLLHADALVMLSDVEALFDGPPSEGGKPLAEVRSETDLQGVSLGPRGRAGVGTGGMVTKVEAARIVTAHGIPAMLTSAENAPRLLSGEQVGTFFHPRGRRRGARTAWLAHLASTKGRIVVDEGAARAVGQRRRSLLAAGITAIEGDFDAGDVVEIADAEGTVHARGVTGYSAEELPQIMGRSTAQLAAELGPDYERAVVHTDDMARVRST, from the coding sequence GTGAGCACCAAGCTCGCCGGGGTCGTCAGCTCTGCTGCTGAGCTGCCCGCCGCCCGCCGGGTTGTGGTGAAGATCGGCTCATCCTCGCTCACCACGGTGGATGAGGGAGTAAGCATTGAGGCGCTGAACCGGCTGGTGGATGCCTGCCAGCAGCTGCGTCACGGCGGCACCGAGGTAGTGCTGGTCTCCTCAGGTGCCATCGCTGCTGGGCTGGCTCCGCTGAGCCTGCTCAGCCGGCCCACGGATCTGGCTGCCCAGCAGGCGGCTGCCGCTGTGGGTCAGGGGGTGCTGCTGGCGCACTACACCCAAGGCTTCGCCCGGCACGGTGCGGCGGTGGCGCAGGTGCTGCTGACCGTGGAGGACCTCATCCGCCGCTCCACGTACATCAACGCCCTGCGCAGCCTCGAGAAGCTGCTCGCGCTGGGTGCGGTGCCGGTCATCAACGAGAACGACGCCGTGGCAACTGCTGAGATCCGCTTCGGCGACAACGACCGACTCGCCGCACTCACCGCGAACCTGCTGCACGCTGATGCCCTCGTGATGCTCTCGGATGTGGAGGCGCTGTTCGACGGCCCCCCGTCCGAGGGCGGCAAACCGCTGGCCGAGGTTCGAAGTGAGACCGACCTGCAGGGGGTCTCGCTGGGCCCGCGCGGCCGGGCCGGGGTGGGCACCGGCGGCATGGTGACCAAGGTGGAGGCGGCCCGGATCGTCACTGCGCACGGAATTCCGGCGATGCTCACCTCCGCGGAGAACGCGCCCCGACTGCTCTCCGGGGAGCAGGTCGGCACGTTCTTCCACCCGCGGGGACGGCGTCGCGGGGCCCGGACTGCCTGGCTGGCGCACCTGGCCTCCACCAAGGGCCGAATAGTGGTCGACGAGGGGGCTGCCCGCGCGGTGGGCCAGCGGCGCCGGTCCCTGCTGGCTGCAGGCATCACCGCGATCGAGGGCGATTTCGACGCGGGGGACGTGGTGGAGATCGCCGACGCTGAGGGCACGGTTCACGCCCGCGGCGTCACCGGGTATTCTGCCGAGGAGCTGCCGCAGATCATGGGCCGGTCCACCGCCCAGCTGGCCGCAGAGCTGGGGCCCGACTACGAGCGGGCGGTGGTCCATACTGATGACATGGCACGAGTGAGGAGCACATGA
- the obgE gene encoding GTPase ObgE — MAHFVDRVVLHAAGGNGGHGCVSVHREKFKPLGGPDGGDGGDGGHVELVADPQTTTLLDYHHRPHRRAGNGGVGEGDHRHGSKGETLELSVPEGTVVKDRQGSVIADLVGAGARVRIAEGGHGGLGNARLASKKRKAPGFALLGTPGEQAEIELEVKSVADIALVGYPSAGKSSLIAAMSAARPKIADYPFTTLVPNLGVVEAGDVRFTVADVPGLIPGAAEGKGLGHQFLRHVERCAALVHVLDCGSLETDRDPLADLDAVEKELAAYAPDAVANSASHGVESLPLNERPQLIALNKTDLPDGEAMAEMVRGELESRGWKVFEVSAVARKGLRELSFAMAELVEAARAQREVEQAPVQVTVRPKPVDEKGFTVAREEKNAAPLWRVRGAKPERWIHQTDFSNDEAVGYLADRLAAIGIEDELFRQGATPGDSVVIGTDDDGVVFEWEPTMAAGAEHLAGPRGSDVRFEDAHRPTRAEKKQEQADRRAAKVLTRQEMDAFYASEDDGDTEIVYSHWDPEADDDDEETAR, encoded by the coding sequence GTGGCGCATTTTGTTGATCGCGTTGTCCTGCACGCTGCAGGCGGTAACGGCGGGCACGGGTGCGTCTCGGTGCACCGGGAGAAGTTCAAGCCCCTGGGCGGGCCTGACGGCGGCGACGGCGGCGACGGCGGGCACGTGGAACTTGTCGCCGACCCGCAGACCACCACCCTGCTGGACTACCACCACCGCCCGCACCGGCGCGCCGGCAACGGGGGAGTGGGCGAGGGGGACCACCGCCACGGCTCCAAGGGCGAGACGCTCGAGCTCTCTGTCCCTGAGGGCACAGTGGTCAAGGATCGTCAGGGCAGCGTGATTGCTGACCTGGTGGGCGCTGGTGCCCGGGTGCGGATTGCTGAGGGCGGCCACGGCGGCCTGGGCAATGCCCGGCTGGCCTCCAAGAAGCGCAAGGCTCCCGGCTTCGCCCTGCTGGGCACACCGGGCGAGCAGGCAGAGATCGAGCTTGAGGTGAAGTCCGTGGCGGACATCGCCCTGGTCGGCTACCCCTCCGCCGGCAAGTCCAGCCTCATCGCAGCGATGTCCGCCGCGCGTCCCAAGATCGCTGACTATCCGTTCACCACTCTGGTGCCGAACCTCGGCGTGGTGGAGGCCGGGGACGTGCGTTTCACCGTTGCGGATGTGCCGGGCCTGATTCCCGGGGCCGCGGAGGGCAAGGGGCTGGGCCATCAGTTCCTGCGGCATGTGGAGCGCTGCGCGGCCCTGGTGCACGTCTTGGACTGCGGCAGCCTGGAGACTGACCGCGACCCGCTGGCTGACCTGGACGCTGTCGAGAAGGAGCTGGCCGCCTACGCCCCGGATGCGGTGGCGAACTCCGCCTCCCACGGTGTGGAGTCGCTGCCGCTGAACGAGCGGCCCCAGCTGATCGCCCTGAACAAGACGGATCTTCCTGACGGTGAGGCGATGGCGGAGATGGTCCGCGGGGAGCTGGAGTCTCGTGGCTGGAAGGTCTTCGAGGTCTCGGCGGTCGCGCGCAAGGGGCTGCGTGAGCTGAGCTTCGCGATGGCGGAGCTGGTGGAGGCCGCCCGCGCCCAGCGTGAGGTGGAGCAAGCCCCGGTGCAGGTCACTGTGCGGCCCAAGCCGGTGGACGAGAAGGGCTTCACCGTCGCCCGCGAGGAGAAGAACGCCGCACCGCTGTGGCGCGTCCGCGGGGCCAAGCCGGAGCGGTGGATCCACCAGACGGACTTCAGCAACGACGAGGCCGTCGGGTACCTGGCTGACCGGCTGGCTGCGATCGGCATCGAGGACGAGCTGTTCAGGCAGGGCGCGACCCCCGGTGATTCGGTGGTCATCGGCACTGACGACGACGGTGTGGTGTTCGAATGGGAGCCCACCATGGCTGCCGGCGCCGAGCACCTGGCCGGGCCTCGCGGTTCGGACGTTCGGTTCGAGGACGCTCACCGTCCCACCCGGGCGGAGAAGAAGCAGGAGCAGGCTGACCGTCGTGCGGCAAAGGTGCTCACCCGTCAGGAGATGGATGCTTTCTACGCCTCCGAGGACGACGGCGACACTGAGATCGTCTACAGCCATTGGGATCCGGAGGCTGACGACGACGATGAGGAGACGGCCCGGTGA